The stretch of DNA GATAAACCTGAAATATAAACTCCTTGAGCCTTTTGGTTGGCTTCTTCATAGCACTGCTGGAGCACCTCTGGAGAAAAGGCACCATCAGGAGCTGCATGGACACAAgtgtcaggaaagaaaaggagtatATCTGGATTCTGGAGGCAAGTCCATCTAAATACTGGCCAGTAACTGTATTGCTGGACTTGCAAGGAAACCGCTTGCTCTAGTGCTTGGTCAGGGTGTCTCTTCTTTATTAGGAAATATCTTACAGCTTGGGGTGTAGGgtttcccccttccttcccctgacACATGAGAAGCCACTAGTAAGCCTCTGCTTACACAGAGGCATTGTAGTGGGACCTGCCTAGtctccctggcagctccagcacttcaGCATTAAGTGAAAATTAACAGAAAGTCCTGCTCCAAACCCTCTGCAGCTGTCTGTACACACAGGCCTGCCATTCCTGGAAAGTAAGGCTGCCAGTCGCAGTCCCGTGTCTGCAGTGTAAGTTCCACTGTAGGAGTCACGTGAGGCAAAATAAAGTCCTGTCTGAGTGCAGTTTTGTCCCTGGGGTGCTGAGCTAATCCCAAATTGAGGTATTTTCCATCTCTAATTTATGTTGCACTTGGGTGAGCTGTTGCTGATACAGTGTGACTGAGTTTGGAAGGAGctccaggaagaaaaggaacCCGATAGCCCTGAGCTGTCTCTCACTagaggctccccagggattCTGCTGACCTTGCAAGAGCCTTTGTGTGGTGCCAGATGGAGCATAGGGGGACAGTTGTGTCCGCAGGCCAAGTTCAGAGAAGTCATCCTCATGCTTTGGCTCCAGTATTATGACTTTCTGAAATAAGGACTGCTtttggcagccagcagcagtcagGGAGGGTGGGGGAATGTCTCCTCCAGCCTTGAGGCTTATCTGTGCCTCTGTGAGCTCTTGGGGCAGGTGCCTGCTTGTGCTTGGCAGTGAGTCGCTGGCTTGGCTCTGTGTTGCCCTGGCATGGAGAACAGCTCTGGCTAGATTTTAAGTCATCTTCTAAATCAAGCCAACCCATGGAGTGTGCAGGCTAAGGGGCTGAATCTGGCTGGTGCAGGCTCACAGGGAGCACTGTGAAGGGTGGAAAGTGAGGAAGAGGGGATGAGAATGTAACAAGTGGAGCAGATAAGGGagagctgcactgcagagatgGGGGTGTGCAAGACAGTTAAGGAGAGCTTGTGGTTAAGTGACTTCTATCTGGGTTTGAGAGCTGTTTTTCCTCAGTCATGCTCAGTTACTGAGCATCTCCACACCATGAGATCAGTTGAGCCACGTAGCATTATTGCTTCATTGTAATAGAAACTGTGAATGCAGAGTTGATAAGTGACTCACAAGTACACTTTGCAAGAGATTCAGTAAAAATAACATTGCTCAAGCAGTGCTGTACTACTCACACTTAAAATGTGAGCTCTTTGGTCAGGCAGTCggtggctgtgcccagaggCTAAGACTTCCTATCACTGTGTCCCTCTGTGGAGGCTCAGGCAGGTAGCCTTGCCCAAAGAAGCTTGCAGCCTCTCTGGCAGAGCAGGTGCTGtgtgagaaagagagaatgaTTTCTGCCTTAGAAATTAAGAACAGCAGTAATAGAGCTATCCCACCCCAACACCTACTGCGTTTTCTCAGCATTGcctcttgttttgtttcagacaCGCACAAGTGGTTCACACCGAAGGTGTCTGGAATGGTCCCAGGGGCAAGAGATGGGCACTCAGCTTGTGTCCTGGCAAAGAGCATGTTTATCTTTGGAGGCTATGAACAGCTGGTGAGTAGTCTCTGTAACTGTTAATTGGTGAAAGAGGGTGTTGATACCCAGGACACTGATAGAGGCAGGACATGGGGGCGTATTTGTATTCATAGTCACTGTCATTTTGTAACTTAGGAAAGTTATGGCATTAGTACCCAGGCTATGCTAATTGTTTTGTGGAGAAGATGGTTGGAAAAGTAAGTCCAAAAAAGtggtggattttattttaactttcacAAAACATATTTACcataaagatgtaaaaatataaattttttttatataatttttttctggctcaTTTCTCAGCCAAATgcagataaataaatacacaacaTTTTTAATAAGTATATATTaatctacatttattttaatttggctCAGAAATGAGCGAGAAAATGAGGTTTTGTTCTAGTCTGGTGCATGTTCCCTGTAGTCTCTACCTGCTCTGACATCTTCCTGATCCATTTCAGCAAACACTTGGTTGCCTTCCCATTAAGAATACCTTGAGCCAAAGTTCATCCTGCAATAGCTGTCAGTGTGCCTAATGCTCTTTTGAGCAAATACTTATGATCTCATCTTAAGAAGTGAGTAAATATAATTTCAGCCTATCACCAAGCTCCAGAAAAGCTGTGCAAAGTCACGTCTGCGTGTTTGGAAGAAAGCTGGGGCTCTGTTACAGCAGTCTGGGTTATTCCCTCTTTTCTGAGAACAATAGTATGCCAAATCCATGATATTGTTTACAGCACCAGGAGCAGTTCAGATGTGTCTTGTTTTTAAACAAGACCAAATAAACCTCTGGCTGTCTTGCTGCTCTCTACCTCGCCTGGAAGAGCAGGAGTCCACAGTGTCTGTGTGAATGCAATCTCTTCCAGGCAGCCAGCTGCAGATGGGTTATGTGGGACCTCAGAACCTGGAGTGTATTTGCTCCTGGATGTTTCCCAGAAGTAATCTTAGCTTCTGCATATCGTCAGGTGGCCTTAGCAAAGCCAGGAGCCAGTTTGACTGTCCTGCTAAtgcctctttcttctcctgctaCATGGAGAGGAGGTAGCTCCTGCCATGAATGTATTGTGTGCAGGACAGTCTTTGGGGGAGGAACTGAGCACCAAATAAATGGGAAAGCTTCAGGAAGAGATAGGACACCTTTGAGAAGAAAcaggcttttccttcctcttgttAAGTGATAAGTGCTGCCTGAGCAAGCACCTTGTCTTTTAGGAAGTAGACCCCCAAAGGGATGCTCCAGGTCTGTAGGGCAGCATCCTTGCTGGGGCTGGATGAGACCAGGCTTCTCAGTCCCTTTGTGACCAAGCTGCTTGTCTGTCTTCCAGGCTGACTGCTTTTCAAATGATATCCATAAATTGGACACCACAAACATGACGTGGACCTTAATCTCTGCCAAGGTCAGTGTCTGCTTTGCGCTCTGGTTTGTGGAGGAAGTTTTGTGTCTGCTATTCTCTGGGGTAGCTGCCCACACTTGTCTCACAGCTTCTGGCTGGTGTGGCTGGGATCTGCAGGATGGGAAGTTCTCCAGGAGAAGGCGGACACCCAGCCTCCCCATCAAGATGTGTTATTTCTCTGGGTAATctgcattctttcttttgtctttgtgtTTTACTCTGTCCTTCAGGGTACCCCAGCTCGCTGGAGAGACTTTCATTCAGCTACCATCATTGGAACAAAGATGTACGTGTTTGGTGGCAGAGCTGATCGTTTTGGGCCATTTCACTCCAACAATGAGATCTACTGTAACCGCATTAAAGTGTTTGATACAGAAACCAACTCCTGGCTGGACTCCCCTCCCACTCCCGTGCTCCCGGAGGGCCGGCGGAGCCATTCAGCCTGTGAGTGTGGGTCTGCTGAGGGTGGAGGATGGTGGAAGGAAATTTCTGCCTGCCTTAGAAGGGgtgtctgctctgctgggtggGGCTGTGGGTTAGCAAGGGGTGCACAAAGCCCAATTTCTGTGGAAAGCTGCTGCCCACCGAAAAGCCTTGGCACACCACGCTGCACATGAAGGTGATGTAAGCAGAGGTGGACAACCAGCACCACTTTGCTTTATGTTTGATGTTGGGtcggggagctgctggatggcCCTCTGATGTCTGTGCTTACTCCCTACAGTCAGCTACAACGGTGAACTATATGTATTTGGTGGCTACAATGCACGCCTGAACAGACACTTCCATGACCTCTGGAAATTCAATCCAGGTATTTATGCTTTTAACTTGATGCAGTGATAGTGCTCCAGGCCCTCAGGCATGTGAGTGCTCAGAGGAACATAGTATCCAAGGAGTACTGCTTGGGGGGCATGGCTCTTGGCTCCTCTGACAGCAACTTGCTACCCTGCCTCCTCAGGATGTTTCCAAATCTCAGTTAGAAAGTGGAAAAAGAGGTATTGCTGAAAGACATATTTAATTGGAAAAACTTTGTCTTGTTCTTAAATATGCAATACTCTCTTTGGCAGAAGAGGATATATGGAGAAGCAATGGGGTTAGAGTAGGGAGAGACTATAGCTGGGGAAACCCTTCAACTTGAACTGCAGGATCACCACCTCTTGGTACCAGCTCAAACTGTGCAGCAGAAGGGGTGGTTCTTCAGCTGGTACCCTGAATATCAGTCAGCTGTGAGCTGTTTTGGGGTCCTCAGGCACATTTCACTGTCTAGACTAATTTTGTTTGCTAATTGCTTTGCATGCTGAAGTTACCTGAGAGCAGCCAACCTGCTGCTCCCCAAGCTGATCTGTGAGCTGGTGTCAGAGCTCCTGCACGTTTCAATCCTGTGCTTTGTCGCCCCCCAGCATCCTTgccacagagagcagcaagaACAAAGGCTGCTGTCTCCACCTTGTTCAGGTCTCCATGCCCTCCTCCCGCAGCCaagctgtcccagcagctgatGCACCTCTGCCAGGGTGCTCTGCGATCACAGTCTGCCAGCAGATGGAGCTGGTTCCTGGATCTCCTTCCTCCAGATCCCAACCGCAGCAGGTTCTGGGGAAGGGAggctgcctgcctgctcctgcagctctgccctgtgccgCTCCCTGTGATGTCAGACCCGCTGCCATGGCAGTCTGTGGGTCCTGGTGCTCAGGCTTTACAAGTGAAAGGCCTtgatggggctttgagcaacctggtttagtgcaaggtgtccctgcccatggcaggggttgtaacaagatggtctttaaggtccccccaacccaaaccattctatgaaatGACCCACAAATCCTGTctcagcaggcagagctccagGACTGTGACCAGCCTCTAAGTGGCACTTCAGTAACAACCTCCTAGAAATGCATCATTTAGCCACTGGTGAGGAGGTCGGGGCAGGGTGGATATTGGCTAGTTGGTGTCTGTGAGGTAGTGGGCCTCTGGTTTTCCTGTGATCTGTTTAAATTCATAACCTGCTTATAGCTGGTCTTGGCCAGGCTCTTGTGACAAGCTGGTGCACTCTTTCCCTCCCCTTAGTTTCTCTTTCTTGGAGGAAGATTGaacccaaggggaaagggccaTGTCCTCGCCGCcggcagtgctgctgcagagtgggGGACAAAATCATCCTCTTTGGAGGTACCAGGTGAGTTGTATGAAGTGGCTCCTTGAGAGGCTTTGCCACTCCCTTCAGCACAGTGTCCCTTCACTCTCTGTCCCACGCTGTATCAGATGGACTTCAGAGGCACATGGCAAGTGTCAGTCTATCTGACAAGTGTAAGTAATCATGTACACCAGGGCTCCTCTGAAAAAGGCCATGGAAGAGACTGAAGGTGTCATGTAGGCTTGTAAAGCATCTGGTGACAAGCCATCTCGTACATGTAGAGACAGAAGGGTGtaacaggctgctcaggagggGTTGTGCAGTGCTCAAGCTTTCTGTGAAAAAGGTGGTggggatgagggaggagatCCTGCTGTCAGGAGGACACGTATCTCAgtctgctgtgccagagcagaCCTCAGACTGACTTATCTTCACCTACGTGCTGCCCTGCTTCTCCCACCAGAGCTTTCTCCCATTGGCAAGTGTGGGTTCTGCTGCCAAGCTGCAGTGGGATGtcagctcagctgggagctgtttgAGGAGCCTACACACATGACAAGACAATGTTGCCTTCTGTGCCAGTGTTCCTTAGCAATATTTCCATTCACAACTGGGACCTGGTGTTAGGGATTTAGCTGTCAAAACACTGGGGGTGATACTGCCAGGGTGCGGGGCAGCTGGATGTGGCCAAGAGTCTTAACAGCTgctaaaagaaaggaagtggCCTATCACCAGGACACACTCTATGCTATCTGGAGTGACAAATCGCAGCTCAGGAGCACAGTCCAGCTTGCAGAGACATCTTAAATGCTTTCAGCTCTCTACATGGTTTAGAAAGCTTTGGGGCTCTCCCTGGGATCCTGCTAGTGGCTTTTTGGGGATGCTTCTGAAGCCAGCTTGGGGCAGTGGACCAAGCAGGACAGATTCTGCTGATGGCTTGACCATACCAGTATGTCATGGGGTAAAGTGCCTTCAGGTTCCAGGAGTTCAGGGGGCGTGTGCTTAGCTGTAGGACAGCTGTGTGGCTGTGAGGGAATGCTTTGTGCAGGTGAGGTATCCAGAGGTGCTAAGTTTGTCCAGTCTCCTCTAATGATACTGGGTGGTGCTCAGTACAGCAGAAGGCTTGGTAGGGCTTTATGGGAGTTTTGGGTGGTCCCAGATGCTGTGCTCTGTAGATTTGTgttacagcagcagctgaactcTGATGTTAAGCCGTGGCACTCCTGGGAAATGCTAGCAAACCACAACAAATTTGACACCAGCTTTTTGGAGTTTGGTCCACTCTTGCCAGGCAATGCAGCAGTGCCTTGTCTTCTCCACTGAACCACTTCAGAATTCAGCCTGTTTCTTAAGTCAGGCTCGACGCCAATACGGGCACGTTCATCAGCACTAGTGTGGGCTaggaagagctgctggcagccaggaatGCAGCCTGCTTGAACTGGAGGGAGGGTCTTGCAGGCTGGGGAAGTGGGAGGTGGGGGTGGGCCCGTGCTCGCTTCCTGTAACAGTTATCAGGTGTATTCTGGAGCTGCCTGGCGAGATAAGAAGTTTTCCAGGAAGTCATTGTAATGGAGAACTCCCAGTGGTCTGCCTCCTGacctgtgctgccctggctgggaagggggaggggtCACACAGCACGGGCTCTCCAGCCGGGATTCTCAAGAGGATGAGCCGGCAGGCTCAGCTTTCTAGGGAGCGGCACTGGGGGATGGGCAGGCAAAACCCCTTTGTGTCCTGCCCACCCTTCCAGGATTCACACATCCTGTAGACTGCTGAAGAGGCACTTCTGCAGGCTGCTTGCTCCTGTGGCATCcaaaagctttgtttctttggtAGTCCTGCCCAGAGCCTGGTCTTTTTGCCCCAGCTCTGGTTCCTCACTGTGGCCAGGAGCAATCCATCACTTGTGTCCTGTTTAAGGCACCAGGAAGCTTGGTGTTCCCATGGCACAGTTATGGCCCTGGTCTGGTTTCCCCCCAATTCCCACCAGTAATTCAGTGTGCAGAGACCATCCAcaaggaagaaggagggggagaaggaatGCTATAAAACAGTTCTGGCTGAAGAGATGCTGATTCAGATTTGGCTTCAGACTGTGTTTTCCCTGACAAGGCTTAGAAATCCTGGCTCTGGTGAGGGAACAGAGGCTGTCACTGAATGCAGGGTGAGttgttttgcagctggaatgagcAGTTTTGCCGGGCTCTGGCTGGTAAAGGCATGCCCTACACCCTGCTGCCTGGGGGCTGCCTGATCTTGAACTCCAGGCTCACCCTGCTACTTGCCTTTTGGTGATTAAAACCGCAGACATGGTGCCTGCTGGCTTTCCTTTGATAGATAACGGATGGTCTGGGGTTTCCTGTGACGTGGATGTGAGATTAGATTGTGGTGTTGTAAGCACACGAGGTGGAATTAAAGGGGCTCTTGCCTGTATCCGGGCAGATGAGTCCCATCAGCAACAGGTCTTCTCTGCCAGcagtgagctgtgctctgcagtttgGCCTGGGGTTGTGGGGACCTGGGGGGGCAGGCACTGCCTCATGTTCCATGAGGTGTGAAGCTTAGTGGCTCATAGGTGGGGAAACAAGTGACACTGGGGCGAGGAGTCACTGCATGAGGTCGGTCCCAGCTAAGAGGTGAGGGTACACTAAATTGGTTTGTCACAAACCAAAGCAGGACATAAAacacctttcctttctttcaaattCTCCAAACAACCATCAGCCATGGGAGTGCCTTCCCCTGTTTCAGCACAGGCTGATCTCTCTGTGCAAGGAGATGTAGTGTCCAGTCTCTCAGGTGCTTTGGTTGTTCCATCAAGACCATTGTGGCAGGAAACCATAGGTGAGACTGTTCCCTAGAAATCC from Corvus cornix cornix isolate S_Up_H32 chromosome 3, ASM73873v5, whole genome shotgun sequence encodes:
- the KLHDC3 gene encoding kelch domain-containing protein 3; protein product: MLRWAVHLEGGPRRVNHAAVAVGHKVYSFGGYCSGEDYETLRQIDVHVFNAVSLRWIKLPPVWTNSRDHVREVPYMRYGHSAVLIDDTVYIWGGRNDTEGACNVLYAFDVNTHKWFTPKVSGMVPGARDGHSACVLAKSMFIFGGYEQLADCFSNDIHKLDTTNMTWTLISAKGTPARWRDFHSATIIGTKMYVFGGRADRFGPFHSNNEIYCNRIKVFDTETNSWLDSPPTPVLPEGRRSHSAFSYNGELYVFGGYNARLNRHFHDLWKFNPVSLSWRKIEPKGKGPCPRRRQCCCRVGDKIILFGGTSPSPEEGMGDEFDLMDHSDLYILDFSPSLKTLCKLAVIQYSLDQSCLPHDIRWELSAMTTNSTISRPIVSNQG